Proteins encoded within one genomic window of Glycine soja cultivar W05 chromosome 1, ASM419377v2, whole genome shotgun sequence:
- the LOC114409673 gene encoding uncharacterized protein LOC114409673: protein MSNHMSTEVAIKNLEIQVGQLAKQMAERPTSSFGANTENNPKEECKAVWTRSSQRTEGDQSEEGRADKDREKEEEKKEEKEGEKTVLIPKTKSQLAREARKKEPPVPLKEPPYPLVPSKENTERYFKRFLEIFKGLEITMPFGEALQQMSLYTKFMKDILTKKEKYIDSENIMVGGNCSAVIQRKLLKNSKTPGA from the coding sequence ATGTCCAACCATATGAGCACAGAAGTCGCCATCAAGAACCTGGAGATACAAGTGGGGCAATTAGCCAAACAAATGGCTGAAAGACCCACTAGTAGCTTCGGAGCCAACACAGAAAATAACCCGAAGGAAGAATGCAAGGCGGTGTGGACTAGAAGCTCGCAGAGAACTGAAGGAGACCAGTCTGAGGAAGGAAGGGCAGACAAAgacagagagaaagaagaggagaaaaaggaagaaaaagaaggagagaaGACAGTCTTAATCCCTAAGACCAAAAGCCAGTTAGCCCGAGAGGCTAGGAAAAAAGAGCCACCAGTCCCTCTAAAGGAGCCTCCATATCCTTTAGTGCCATCAAAGGAGAATACGGAGCGTTACTTCAAGCGTTTCTTAGAAATATTCAAGGGGCTGGAGATAACCATGCCATTTGGGGAAGCCTTACAGCAGATGTCGCTCTACACCAAATTCATGAAGGACATCCTCACCAAGAAGGAGAAGTACATTGACAGCGAAAACATTATGGTGGGAGGCAACTGTAGTGCAGTGATACAGAGGAAGCTGCTAAAAAATTCAAAGACCCCGGGAGCGTGA